The following are from one region of the Pocillopora verrucosa isolate sample1 chromosome 3, ASM3666991v2, whole genome shotgun sequence genome:
- the LOC131774640 gene encoding uncharacterized protein: MDMAATTTVEAIYVPDNLDGKKYMKNQQWRLRIWICAGISSLVVLSAALAFIILILNFSAFLSQTYDLTQGDMRLISVSTAFCEDISLGQDSSKRKLWILPSSRVSPQLRRTNISTDVLVSKFNYWYKSFYLLEGSSVVINAESNRLLKLFIFKDRKRLDEWILQNGDSSEESGLSEEESFSQPSRISYTLSAKETGYFFILFKYSKKENEVSKMNLGMIISRKVYDVDSSVFSCSAGADEACSARLLFGSSEVGVLEVTQNLDYHSSDLVTTWRCEPRIWFYLAVFGGPVLLFTVGSFLFYFVFINRKRDSIIQRLAFHRQNALRRASGSGCDRCNTLGNKSLNGSLRPTSRTSSIRSLGNQTDVSRTASLQPVVTTMYTGNAASEDSGHDTDDDNKRISSTCRRSKRRTSSVDGASLVSQESVSRRPSFSTFQGSEDERTNAVGNHMRQSESARKGLTDDRARKKRSDRREMLEKIPDGTVPRNHSTRRNSNEKLIEHTIRTLPFDRSNTPRAGHSDSHLELELLHKPRNSSSRRYSSEELLDHALPPNGNYSAASGRFDRQPQTEIESPISKPDNDKSKGTSTRRHLSDKLYNDAAITLPRNRGNTVPTSHFNSHLEPEHDRPASLPSLQCPDGAWGLPLDLIPESQQKARSELSFIPPREEDSDVLEPQKIKLRTSSGRRRDMGWTPRLSIVSEA, encoded by the coding sequence ATGGATATGGCAGCGACCACAACAGTTGAGGCCATCTATGTACCAGACAACCTTGATGGGAAGAAATACATGAAAAACCAACAATGGCGGCTTCGAATTTGGATTTGCGCTGGAATATCTAGTTTGGTCGTGTTATCAGCAGCATTGGcatttattattcttattttgAACTTCTCAGCTTTTCTGTCGCAAACTTATGATCTCACTCAAGGCGATATGAGGCTGATATCGGTATCTACGGCTTTCTGTGAAGACATATCGCTTGGACAAGATTCGTCGAAACGGAAATTGTGGATTCTGCCGTCTTCACGCGTAAGTCCCCAACTGCGAAGAACAAATATTTCCACAGATGTATTAgtgtcaaaatttaattattggtACAAGAGTTTCTATTTACTAGAAGGATCTTCCGTCGTTATAAATGCCGAGTCTAATAGACTGTTgaagctttttattttcaaggacAGAAAAAGACTTGATGAATGGATCCTTCAAAATGGGGATTCTTCGGAGGAAAGCGGCCTCTCTGAGGAGGAATCCTTCTCGCAGCCTTCCAGAATATCTTACACTCTTTCCGCAAAAGAAACAGGCtacttctttattctttttaaatactccaaaaaagagaatgaagtttcaaaaaTGAACCTTGGTATGATTATAAGCCGCAAAGTGTACGATGTGGATTCTTCAGTTTTCAGTTGTAGCGCGGGTGCGGACGAAGCATGTTCGGCGAGATTACTGTTTGGGTCATCCGAGGTCGGCGTGCTTGAAGTAACACAGAACCTTGATTATCACAGTAGTGACCTTGTAACAACTTGGCGTTGTGAGCCCCGTATTTGGTTTTACTTGGCGGTCTTTGGTGGACCTGTTTTGCTTTTCACTGTTGGaagctttttgttttattttgtatttatcaACCGAAAGAGAGACAGCATTATTCAGAGACTTGCGTTTCACAGACAGAACGCACTTAGGCGAGCAAGTGGTAGTGGTTGTGACCGATGTAACACCCTTGGCAATAAGAGCTTAAACGGTTCGCTGAGGCCAACAAGTCGAACCTCAAGTATACGTAGTCTGGGCAATCAAACTGACGTGTCACGCACCGCTTCTCTGCAGCCTGTTGTGACAACTATGTATACTGGAAACGCAGCAAGCGAAGACAGCGGCCACGACACTGATGACGATAACAAAAGGATCAGCAGCACTTGTCGTCGCTCTAAAAGGCGAACATCTTCAGTTGACGGAGCGTCTTTAGTGTCTCAAGAAAGTGTTTCTAGAAGACCCAGCTTCAGCACATTCCAAGGGAGTGAGGATGAACGCACAAATGCCGTTGGAAATCATATGCGGCAAAGTGAATCAGCGCGCAAAGGGCTCACTGATGACAGAGCACGTAAGAAAAGATCAGATCGTCGTGAAATGCTGGAGAAAATTCCTGATGGCACTGTTCCTAGAAACCATTCAACTCGGCGAAACTCCAACGAGAAATTGATTGAGCACACAATTCGCACGTTGCCATTCGACCGAAGCAACACCCCACGGGCTGGACACTCTGACAGTCACCTTGAACTTGAGCTGCTACACAAACCTAGGAACTCGTCATCTCGGCGATATTCCAGTGAAGAATTACTTGACCACGCATTGCCACCTAACGGTAACTACTCAGCAGCTAGTGGCCGATTTGATCGTCAACCACAGACTGAGATTGAAAGCCCGATCAGTAAACCTGACAATGATAAATCCAAGGGGACCTCAACTCGTAGACACTTAAGTGATAAGTTATATAACGACGCAGCTATAACATTGCCGCGTAACCGGGGCAATACAGTACCCACTAGCCACTTTAACAGTCATCTTGAGCCTGAACACGATAGACCCGCCTCTCTTCCATCTTTGCAGTGCCCTGATGGTGCGTGGGGACTCCCTTTGGATTTGATACCTGAATCCCAACAAAAAGCTCGCTCTGAGCTGTCGTTTATCCCACCTCGAGAGGAAGACAGTGACGTCTTGGAGCCTCAGAAGATCAAATTACGGACAAGTTCCGGGCGACGACGGGACATGGGATGGACTCCGAGATTGTCCATCGTCTCTGAGGCTTAA